One segment of Agromyces albus DNA contains the following:
- a CDS encoding FadR/GntR family transcriptional regulator — translation MNGVLSSSSPRSPGGIPRAQTDVVVDEIKRMIIEGVWAPGARLPIEKELALQLGVSRGPLREGVRALCMMGVLETRQGDGTYVTSLDASLLLSPVSFMVDLQAAHSSVHLQSVRRVLEMEAAGLAARVIDEKALLEADETLDHFESLLGAAEIDHDAVMEADIRFHRIVAHASGNPALEALIEALASKTVRTRMWRAITEDGATRATHAEHRAVLRALAAHDPDAARLWMGTHLLAVEEFIHEREVRGLVEEDPALPA, via the coding sequence ATGAATGGCGTTCTCTCGTCCTCGTCCCCGCGCTCGCCTGGCGGCATTCCGCGGGCTCAGACCGATGTCGTCGTCGATGAGATCAAACGAATGATCATCGAGGGGGTGTGGGCTCCGGGTGCCCGGTTGCCGATCGAAAAGGAGCTCGCGCTCCAGCTCGGGGTTTCCCGCGGGCCGTTGCGTGAAGGTGTCCGTGCGTTGTGCATGATGGGCGTGCTGGAGACGCGGCAGGGTGACGGTACGTATGTGACCTCGCTCGACGCGAGCCTGCTGTTGTCGCCGGTGAGTTTCATGGTTGATTTGCAAGCCGCTCACAGCAGTGTTCATTTGCAGTCCGTTCGTCGAGTGCTGGAGATGGAAGCGGCGGGGCTGGCTGCGCGTGTCATCGACGAGAAGGCTCTTCTCGAGGCCGACGAGACCCTCGACCATTTCGAGTCGCTTCTCGGTGCCGCCGAGATCGACCATGATGCCGTCATGGAGGCCGACATCCGATTCCATCGGATCGTCGCTCACGCCTCCGGCAATCCGGCTCTCGAGGCCCTCATCGAGGCACTGGCGAGCAAGACCGTGCGCACGCGGATGTGGCGAGCCATCACCGAAGACGGCGCAACGCGCGCCACTCATGCGGAGCACCGTGCGGTTCTTCGCGCCCTCGCAGCGCATGATCCGGATGCCGCTCGCTTGTGGATGGGCACTCATCTGCTGGCCGTGGAGGAGTTCATCCATGAGCGTGAGGTTCGGGGCCTTGTCGAGGAGGATCCGGCGTTGCCGGCCTAG
- a CDS encoding L-fuconate dehydratase: MTSITAIRVHDVRFPTSLTMDGSDAMNKDGDYSAAYVVIETDEPGLSGYGFTFTIGRGNDLCVEAARQRGIPLIGRRVRDVVGDLGGTYRELASDSQLRWLGPEKGVVHLALAAVMNAVWDLAARRAGKPLWRLLADMTPEELVDVADLRYLSDALTRDEALEMLAEMEPTRKRRIAELELRGGYPCYTTSAGWLGYSDDKLRRLLQEAVDEGYRHVKLKVGADIDDDVRRLRIAREVIGWDAALMIDANQVWDVPEAIEWIGRLAEFKPMWIEEPTSPDDVLGHAAIRKAVAPIGVATGEHGMNRVLFKQMFQAEAIDYCQLDSARLASINEILAVYLMAKKFGVPVCPHAGGVGLCELVQHLSIFDYVAISGTLENRVTEYVDHLHEHFVDPCIIRNGNYVLPNAPGYSAEMFEESVREYSFPNGSHWVSSAAIEGLALEASVH; this comes from the coding sequence ATGACTTCCATCACCGCAATCCGGGTTCACGATGTCCGCTTCCCGACATCGCTCACCATGGACGGTTCCGATGCGATGAACAAGGACGGCGACTACTCGGCAGCGTATGTCGTCATCGAGACCGACGAGCCCGGCCTGTCGGGCTACGGCTTCACGTTCACGATCGGGCGCGGCAACGACTTGTGCGTCGAAGCGGCTCGGCAGCGAGGCATTCCCCTGATCGGCCGGCGCGTGAGGGATGTCGTCGGCGACCTGGGCGGAACCTACCGGGAGCTCGCGTCGGACTCGCAACTGCGGTGGCTCGGACCTGAGAAGGGCGTCGTCCACCTCGCGCTGGCGGCCGTCATGAACGCGGTCTGGGACCTCGCCGCCCGGCGAGCCGGGAAGCCACTGTGGCGCTTGCTGGCTGACATGACCCCGGAAGAACTCGTGGATGTCGCCGACCTTCGATATCTCTCCGACGCCCTGACGCGTGATGAGGCGCTCGAGATGCTCGCCGAGATGGAGCCCACCCGCAAGCGCAGAATCGCCGAGCTCGAATTGCGCGGCGGCTATCCGTGCTACACCACGAGCGCAGGGTGGCTCGGGTACAGCGACGACAAGCTCCGTCGCCTGCTTCAAGAAGCCGTCGACGAAGGCTACCGTCACGTGAAACTGAAGGTGGGCGCCGACATCGATGACGATGTCAGGAGACTCCGCATCGCGCGGGAAGTGATCGGGTGGGACGCCGCCCTGATGATCGATGCCAACCAGGTGTGGGACGTCCCGGAGGCCATCGAGTGGATCGGGCGCCTCGCCGAGTTCAAGCCGATGTGGATCGAGGAACCCACGAGCCCAGACGATGTTCTCGGCCACGCGGCAATTCGCAAGGCTGTGGCCCCGATCGGCGTGGCCACAGGAGAACACGGCATGAACAGGGTGTTGTTCAAACAGATGTTCCAAGCCGAAGCCATCGACTACTGCCAGTTGGACTCGGCGCGCCTGGCCAGCATCAATGAGATCTTGGCCGTCTATCTCATGGCCAAGAAGTTCGGCGTTCCCGTGTGTCCTCATGCCGGCGGGGTAGGGCTGTGCGAGCTGGTTCAGCACCTTTCGATCTTCGACTACGTGGCGATCTCCGGGACTCTCGAGAACCGCGTCACCGAGTACGTCGACCACCTCCACGAGCATTTCGTCGACCCGTGCATCATCCGCAACGGGAACTACGTGCTTCCCAACGCCCCTGGCTACAGCGCCGAGATGTTCGAGGAGTCCGTTCGGGAGTACTCATTCCCGAACGGCAGTCACTGGGTTTCGAGTGCCGCGATCGAGGGCCTGGCCCTCGAGGCATCCGTTCACTGA
- a CDS encoding hydroxyacid dehydrogenase, which produces MKAALAMAPDMLPFIFGDDELRRLQQLLDLDADRILSSIDDLDDEERAATELLITGWGAFRIGPNELAMLPALRAVVHWGGGIGFLDQSATARGIAVSSARAGNAIPVAEFTVAMITLAAKDAFWVSREYCREQRTIHREIELPHTGLYETTIGLVGASTIGTLVIEQLRDRDVEILVYDPYLTATDAARLEVEPVGDLEELARRSSVLSLHAPAMPQTDRMISRTVLAAMPDGATLVNTARGSLVDQDALIEELAGGRLRAILDVTEPEVLPKGHPLYALPNVFLTPHLAGSTGTELRRLGRAALAEVERFVSGAPFEHPFPLT; this is translated from the coding sequence ATGAAGGCCGCCCTTGCCATGGCGCCCGACATGTTGCCATTCATCTTCGGCGACGACGAGCTCCGTCGGCTCCAGCAACTCCTCGACCTCGACGCAGATCGCATCCTGAGCTCGATCGACGACCTCGACGATGAAGAACGTGCAGCAACCGAACTCCTGATCACCGGGTGGGGGGCGTTCCGGATCGGGCCGAACGAGCTGGCGATGCTGCCGGCCCTCCGCGCCGTGGTGCACTGGGGCGGGGGCATCGGGTTCCTTGATCAGAGTGCGACCGCACGCGGCATCGCCGTGTCGTCCGCACGGGCCGGCAACGCGATCCCCGTGGCCGAGTTCACGGTCGCCATGATCACCCTGGCTGCGAAAGACGCCTTCTGGGTTTCACGCGAGTACTGCAGGGAACAACGGACGATCCACCGCGAGATCGAGCTGCCGCACACGGGGCTGTACGAAACCACGATCGGCCTGGTCGGCGCATCGACCATCGGAACACTGGTCATCGAGCAACTTCGAGATCGCGACGTCGAGATCCTCGTCTACGACCCGTACCTGACGGCCACTGACGCCGCACGACTCGAGGTGGAACCGGTCGGCGATCTCGAAGAGCTCGCACGTCGGAGCAGCGTGCTCTCACTCCACGCACCGGCGATGCCGCAAACCGATCGGATGATCTCCCGCACGGTACTCGCGGCCATGCCCGACGGCGCGACACTCGTGAACACGGCGCGCGGTTCGCTCGTCGACCAGGACGCCCTCATCGAGGAACTCGCAGGCGGTCGACTTCGAGCGATCCTCGACGTCACCGAACCGGAGGTGCTGCCGAAGGGGCATCCGCTCTACGCCCTTCCGAACGTGTTCCTCACCCCGCACCTCGCCGGATCCACCGGAACCGAACTCCGCCGGCTCGGCCGCGCGGCGCTCGCCGAGGTGGAACGATTCGTCTCCGGCGCACCGTTCGAGCATCCATTCCCCCTTACATGA
- a CDS encoding aldo/keto reductase, with protein MRSRVHKGLSLTELGFGASQLGNLYRETTDEESAAAIDSAWEQGVRYFDTAPHYGLGLSERRLGAALATRPRDEYVLSTKVGRLLVPSPETSGQLDGEGFVVPAEVKRQWDFSRDGVLRSIEASLERLNTDRLDVVYLHDPDAHWAAASTSAMDALIELRDQGAIGAVGVGMNQSAMLTQFVEQCDVDLVMVANRFTLLEQGALTDLMPLAIERNVGVVAAAVYNSGLLSQPRPSLNARYDYGAAPESAIRRANAIADICESHGVALPEAAVQFPLRHPAVVSIVVGSRTSAQVASNVQRYAAPIPDELWTDLTELGLVPSLTQTGISA; from the coding sequence ATGCGAAGCCGCGTTCATAAGGGTCTGTCGCTCACCGAGCTGGGATTCGGCGCGTCGCAGCTCGGCAATCTCTACCGTGAGACCACAGACGAGGAGTCCGCGGCCGCGATCGATTCCGCATGGGAGCAGGGAGTTCGCTATTTCGACACCGCGCCGCACTACGGCCTCGGCCTGTCTGAACGTCGCCTCGGAGCGGCCCTGGCAACCCGGCCACGCGACGAGTACGTGCTGTCGACGAAGGTGGGCCGTCTTCTCGTGCCGAGTCCTGAGACGAGCGGGCAGCTGGATGGCGAGGGGTTCGTCGTCCCGGCGGAGGTGAAGCGGCAGTGGGACTTCAGCCGAGACGGTGTCCTCCGCTCGATCGAGGCCAGTCTGGAACGGCTGAATACCGACAGGCTCGACGTCGTCTACCTCCACGACCCGGATGCGCACTGGGCTGCCGCATCGACGTCCGCCATGGATGCACTCATCGAGCTTCGGGATCAGGGCGCGATCGGTGCAGTGGGTGTCGGCATGAATCAGTCCGCGATGCTGACTCAGTTCGTGGAGCAGTGCGACGTCGACCTGGTCATGGTGGCCAATAGATTCACCCTGCTCGAACAGGGGGCACTCACCGACCTCATGCCTCTTGCGATCGAGCGGAACGTCGGCGTCGTCGCGGCCGCTGTCTACAACTCTGGTCTCCTGAGCCAGCCCCGGCCGTCGTTGAATGCCCGATACGACTACGGTGCGGCCCCGGAATCGGCGATCCGGCGGGCGAACGCGATCGCGGACATCTGCGAATCGCACGGAGTTGCGCTGCCGGAGGCTGCGGTGCAGTTCCCATTGCGACATCCCGCCGTCGTATCGATCGTCGTCGGGAGCCGGACCTCAGCGCAGGTGGCGAGCAACGTGCAGAGGTACGCCGCCCCCATTCCCGACGAGCTCTGGACAGATCTCACCGAGCTCGGACTCGTTCCCTCATTGACACAGACAGGCATTTCCGCATGA
- a CDS encoding SDR family oxidoreductase, with protein sequence MSAFDLSGRLAVVTGANRGIGLGMATALAKAGADIIGVSATIPSSGSAVEDAVTALGRSFESRAVDFADRDAVMALGDELATRSPDILVNNAGTIERAPAAEHPLEFWDRVIEIDLSSQFVLTQRVARPMLERGSGKVIFTASLLSFQGGINVPGYAAAKSGIAGLTKALANEWAARGIQVNAIAPGYIETDNTQALRDDPTRTRSILERIPAARWGRPDDLGGATVFLASAASDYVSGVVLPVDGGWLGR encoded by the coding sequence GTGAGCGCGTTCGACCTCTCCGGGCGGCTCGCGGTCGTCACCGGCGCGAACCGCGGCATCGGCCTGGGCATGGCCACCGCACTGGCGAAGGCGGGCGCTGACATCATCGGCGTGAGCGCCACCATCCCGTCATCGGGCAGCGCAGTCGAAGACGCCGTCACGGCGCTCGGGCGGAGCTTCGAGAGCCGAGCGGTCGACTTCGCGGATCGCGACGCCGTCATGGCTCTCGGCGACGAGTTGGCGACGCGCTCGCCCGACATCCTCGTGAACAACGCCGGCACCATCGAGCGCGCCCCCGCGGCGGAGCATCCGCTCGAGTTCTGGGACCGCGTCATCGAGATCGACCTGTCCAGCCAGTTCGTCCTCACCCAGCGTGTGGCACGGCCGATGCTGGAGCGCGGCTCGGGCAAGGTGATCTTCACGGCGAGCCTCCTGAGCTTCCAAGGCGGCATCAACGTGCCGGGCTATGCTGCGGCGAAGTCCGGCATCGCCGGGCTCACGAAGGCGCTCGCGAACGAGTGGGCGGCCCGAGGCATCCAGGTCAATGCGATCGCGCCGGGCTACATCGAGACCGACAACACGCAAGCGCTGCGCGACGACCCCACCCGGACCCGCTCGATTCTGGAGCGTATCCCGGCGGCCCGCTGGGGTCGACCCGACGACCTCGGGGGCGCCACGGTGTTCCTCGCATCCGCGGCATCCGACTACGTCTCGGGAGTCGTGCTGCCGGTCGACGGCGGATGGCTCGGCCGATGA
- a CDS encoding amidohydrolase family protein encodes MTLIDSHVHVWDPRRLPYAWLAGTELDRPVLPQEVDRAGGTTTGMIFVEAGGSDPLDEARWVDESEWPELIAIVAGADLTLEASAVSDHLNALAALPRVVGVRHLLQDTPVEDFPSVAEGLRVVEAHGARFDACIRHAQLPALIELLAVAPNLTVILDHLGKPPVDEGIGSTAGRAWARNIESLAERPDTFVKLSGMTAESTDPAAFARHADGWIEHALAVFGPERAMVGSDWPVSATFGIGGAFEDWVDRVRRVVGDTDWPTVSAETARRAYLPGGGSALRRMPS; translated from the coding sequence ATGACGCTCATCGACAGCCACGTGCACGTCTGGGATCCGCGACGACTCCCCTACGCCTGGCTCGCCGGGACCGAGCTCGACCGCCCGGTACTGCCCCAAGAGGTCGACCGTGCCGGTGGCACGACGACCGGCATGATCTTCGTGGAGGCCGGCGGTTCCGACCCGCTCGACGAGGCGCGATGGGTCGACGAGAGCGAGTGGCCCGAGCTCATCGCCATCGTCGCCGGCGCAGACCTGACGCTCGAGGCATCCGCGGTCTCCGACCACTTGAATGCACTTGCGGCACTCCCGCGCGTGGTCGGCGTGCGGCATCTGCTGCAGGACACTCCAGTCGAGGACTTCCCTTCGGTCGCCGAGGGGTTGCGTGTGGTCGAGGCTCACGGCGCGCGTTTCGACGCGTGCATCCGGCACGCGCAGTTGCCCGCGCTGATCGAGCTGCTGGCCGTCGCCCCGAACCTCACCGTGATCCTCGACCACCTGGGCAAGCCGCCCGTCGACGAAGGAATCGGCAGCACGGCAGGGCGTGCCTGGGCGCGCAACATCGAGTCGCTCGCCGAGCGCCCCGACACCTTCGTCAAGCTCTCCGGAATGACGGCGGAGTCCACCGACCCGGCTGCCTTCGCGCGCCACGCCGACGGCTGGATCGAGCACGCGCTCGCCGTCTTCGGGCCCGAGCGTGCCATGGTCGGCAGCGACTGGCCCGTCAGCGCCACCTTCGGCATCGGGGGAGCCTTCGAAGACTGGGTCGACCGTGTCCGGCGCGTCGTCGGCGACACCGACTGGCCCACGGTCTCGGCCGAAACGGCTCGGCGC
- a CDS encoding zinc-dependent alcohol dehydrogenase gives MRTVAYIGDRRLQVGDVESRQPGRGEVRIRVAYVGLCGTDLHIIHGSMDARVDTPLVFGHEMSGTIDAVGDDVDGWNVGEKVTVMPLDWDGTCPACLAGNEHICQNLDFIGIDSPGALQQLWNVPAHTLVRMPDGIPLDAAALVEPVAVAVHDVRRSELVADQKAVVIGGGPIGVLIAVVARHFGAEVAVIELDPARRAQVEGLGFRTLDPRSTDQVSWVEEWTGGAGADVVFEVSGAAAAVLGAPHLAKVRGTIVVVAIHPTPREVDLQRVFWRELRLLGARVYQRTDFETAVDLIGDGVIPTDLMISRIVSMEDTQAAFADVENGRAMKILVDVGTEGEAA, from the coding sequence ATGCGCACCGTGGCGTACATCGGCGACCGCCGACTGCAGGTGGGCGACGTCGAGTCGCGGCAGCCGGGTCGAGGCGAAGTGAGAATTCGCGTCGCCTATGTCGGTCTCTGCGGCACCGACCTGCACATCATCCACGGGAGCATGGATGCCCGCGTGGACACGCCGCTCGTCTTCGGGCACGAGATGAGCGGCACGATCGACGCGGTGGGCGACGACGTCGACGGCTGGAACGTCGGCGAGAAGGTCACCGTGATGCCGCTCGACTGGGATGGCACCTGCCCCGCCTGCCTCGCCGGCAACGAGCACATCTGCCAGAACCTCGACTTCATCGGCATCGACTCGCCCGGTGCGCTGCAGCAGTTGTGGAACGTACCCGCGCACACCCTCGTGCGCATGCCCGACGGCATTCCGCTCGACGCCGCCGCCCTCGTCGAGCCGGTGGCGGTCGCGGTCCACGACGTTCGCCGCTCGGAGCTCGTCGCCGACCAGAAGGCGGTCGTCATCGGCGGAGGCCCGATCGGCGTGCTCATCGCCGTCGTGGCACGTCATTTCGGGGCCGAGGTGGCGGTCATCGAGCTCGACCCAGCCCGCCGCGCGCAAGTCGAGGGCCTCGGATTCCGTACGCTCGACCCCCGATCGACCGATCAGGTCTCATGGGTCGAGGAATGGACCGGCGGCGCGGGAGCCGACGTCGTCTTCGAGGTGTCCGGTGCCGCCGCCGCCGTTCTCGGCGCACCGCACCTCGCGAAGGTGCGCGGCACGATCGTCGTGGTCGCCATCCACCCGACTCCGCGCGAAGTCGACCTGCAGCGCGTGTTCTGGCGCGAGCTCCGGCTGCTCGGCGCGCGGGTCTACCAGCGAACGGACTTCGAGACCGCCGTCGACCTCATCGGCGACGGCGTCATCCCGACCGACCTCATGATCAGCCGCATCGTATCCATGGAAGACACGCAGGCCGCCTTCGCCGACGTCGAGAACGGCAGGGCGATGAAGATCCTCGTCGATGTCGGCACTGAGGGAGAGGCAGCGTGA